A window from Aquiluna borgnonia encodes these proteins:
- the frr gene encoding ribosome recycling factor → MIDEILAEAREKMDKAVDATKEDFASVRTGRANPAMFQKVMVDYYGTPTPLGQLGGIQNPEARSILINPYDKSALSAIEKALQQMPNLGAQPNNDGNVIRINLPELTEERRREYVKLTRDKAEHGRVSVRNIRRSAKEDLEALKKDGGAGEDEVERAEKELEAITKAHVDKIDEALKNKEAELLEV, encoded by the coding sequence ATGATCGACGAAATCTTGGCGGAAGCCAGAGAAAAAATGGACAAAGCGGTGGATGCCACCAAAGAGGACTTTGCTTCGGTGCGAACCGGCAGGGCAAACCCAGCGATGTTTCAAAAGGTCATGGTGGACTACTACGGCACCCCGACTCCACTGGGCCAGCTCGGTGGCATTCAGAACCCCGAGGCTCGTTCAATCCTGATCAACCCTTACGACAAGAGTGCGCTCAGTGCCATTGAGAAGGCGCTGCAGCAGATGCCAAACCTGGGTGCACAGCCAAACAACGACGGCAATGTAATCCGCATTAACCTCCCAGAGCTGACCGAAGAGCGTCGCCGCGAATACGTGAAGCTAACCAGGGACAAGGCCGAGCACGGCCGGGTTTCGGTAAGAAACATTCGCCGCAGCGCAAAGGAAGACCTTGAGGCCCTCAAGAAGGACGGCGGTGCCGGCGAAGATGAGGTCGAGCGCGCTGAAAAAGAGCTCGAGGCCATCACCAAGGCTCACGTTGACAAGATTGACGAAGCCCTAAAGAACAAAGAAGCAGAGCTGCTAGAGGTTTAG
- a CDS encoding lytic transglycosylase domain-containing protein produces MVSAVDPYSGTMASAATVQVVESVDQEYQQLEIVAVEGEGFARGSFEVVTGAGIAKLFVNGAPYPTPGSAKEIALKLVYAKDWDYNQYSCLVKLWERESNWRWNALNSSSGAYGIPQSLPGSKMASAGADWRTNPETQIKWGIGYISGRYGSPCGALAHSNEHNWY; encoded by the coding sequence ATGGTTTCTGCCGTTGATCCCTATTCCGGGACCATGGCTTCGGCGGCAACCGTTCAGGTTGTTGAGAGTGTCGACCAGGAGTACCAGCAGCTTGAGATTGTCGCCGTCGAGGGCGAGGGCTTTGCCCGTGGCTCCTTTGAGGTTGTCACCGGAGCAGGAATCGCGAAACTCTTCGTCAACGGCGCTCCATACCCGACCCCGGGCTCAGCCAAAGAGATTGCCCTCAAGCTGGTCTATGCCAAGGACTGGGACTACAACCAGTACTCCTGTCTGGTGAAGCTCTGGGAGCGCGAGAGCAACTGGCGCTGGAATGCCCTGAATTCCTCCTCCGGCGCCTACGGCATCCCGCAGTCGTTGCCCGGATCAAAGATGGCCAGTGCTGGAGCTGACTGGAGAACCAACCCAGAGACTCAGATTAAGTGGGGGATTGGTTACATCTCCGGACGCTACGGCAGCCCCTGTGGTGCTTTGGCTCACTCAAACGAGCACAACTGGTACTGA
- a CDS encoding phosphatidate cytidylyltransferase, with the protein MESAKTKTLGPRLAVGFGLGGIFLLSLISPYTVVGLVSVAAAAAGFELSTALRSAGWHVPRIPVAIAGLAVPWMAFLYGPTWQWLTVFAAIVLMVAWRTVYLIWNRKQQPLKNTLRDFGASAWAVFYVPLLMSFAALLVTQENGIAFVFGLTLTVVSIDTFGYLVGRFFGKTKLSPAISPKKTWEGLFASIAGGIFGGIVTALVTGNSIWFGLIWGSAILVSSVMGDLSESLIKRDLEVKDMGDLLPGHGGVMDRLDSLLPSLFVGYLLSHVVF; encoded by the coding sequence TTGGAAAGCGCTAAAACCAAAACCCTCGGGCCACGATTGGCCGTGGGCTTTGGCTTGGGCGGAATATTCCTTCTCTCGCTAATCAGCCCCTACACGGTGGTTGGTTTGGTCTCGGTAGCGGCGGCTGCCGCTGGGTTTGAACTATCCACTGCACTTCGCTCCGCCGGTTGGCACGTGCCCAGGATCCCGGTAGCGATTGCGGGTCTGGCGGTGCCCTGGATGGCCTTCCTCTATGGGCCAACTTGGCAGTGGCTAACCGTGTTTGCGGCCATTGTGCTGATGGTGGCATGGCGAACTGTTTATCTAATTTGGAATCGCAAGCAGCAACCGCTCAAGAACACGCTCAGGGATTTTGGGGCGAGCGCCTGGGCGGTCTTCTACGTGCCGCTACTGATGTCCTTCGCCGCTCTACTGGTGACCCAAGAAAATGGCATCGCCTTCGTCTTTGGGCTTACCCTCACGGTGGTTTCCATCGACACCTTCGGCTACCTGGTGGGAAGGTTCTTCGGGAAAACCAAACTTTCTCCAGCAATCAGTCCTAAGAAGACCTGGGAGGGGCTTTTTGCCTCGATTGCCGGGGGTATTTTTGGCGGAATAGTTACAGCCCTGGTAACCGGAAATTCAATTTGGTTTGGTCTAATTTGGGGGTCGGCGATTTTAGTTAGCTCGGTGATGGGTGACCTATCAGAGTCACTGATCAAGCGAGATCTCGAGGTCAAGGACATGGGGGATCTACTACCTGGACACGGAGGTGTTATGGATCGCTTGGATTCCCTGCTGCCATCACTGTTTGTTGGCTACCTACTTTCTCACGTAGTGTTTTAG
- the tsf gene encoding translation elongation factor Ts, with protein MANYTAADVKALREKSGAGMMDCKSALDEANGDIEKAFELLRLKGLKGVSKREGRTTSNGLVVARVAGGKGTLIELACETDFVAKAEGFVALAEAVADAVVAAGATDVESALAAPHGSSTVADAITDQAAIIGEKVELRRIAVVSASGVDAYLHRTSRDLPPQVGVLVAFEGADAATAHDVAVHIAAFSPTYLTRDEVPAEIVAKEREIAEATARDEGKPEAALPKIIEGRVNGFFKETCLVDQDFAKDNKLSVAKVLENAGIQVTAFVRFRVGA; from the coding sequence ATGGCTAACTACACCGCAGCAGACGTAAAGGCACTTCGCGAGAAGTCCGGCGCCGGCATGATGGACTGCAAGTCCGCGCTGGATGAGGCAAATGGCGACATCGAGAAGGCTTTCGAGCTGCTCCGCCTGAAGGGCCTCAAGGGAGTTTCAAAGCGCGAGGGTCGCACCACCAGCAACGGTTTGGTTGTAGCACGCGTTGCAGGCGGCAAGGGCACTCTGATTGAGCTTGCCTGCGAGACTGACTTTGTAGCCAAGGCTGAGGGCTTCGTTGCCCTTGCTGAGGCCGTGGCAGATGCGGTTGTTGCAGCCGGTGCTACCGATGTTGAGTCTGCACTTGCAGCTCCTCACGGCAGCTCCACCGTGGCAGATGCAATCACCGACCAGGCTGCCATCATTGGCGAGAAGGTTGAGCTTCGCCGCATCGCAGTTGTTTCGGCATCTGGCGTTGACGCTTACCTGCACCGCACCAGCCGCGACCTACCACCACAGGTTGGTGTCTTGGTTGCGTTTGAGGGTGCTGACGCTGCGACTGCACACGATGTTGCAGTTCACATCGCCGCATTCAGCCCAACCTACCTAACCCGCGATGAGGTTCCAGCTGAGATCGTTGCCAAGGAGCGCGAAATCGCTGAGGCAACCGCTCGCGACGAGGGTAAGCCTGAGGCAGCCCTGCCAAAGATCATTGAGGGTCGCGTAAACGGTTTCTTCAAGGAGACCTGCCTGGTTGACCAGGACTTTGCAAAGGACAACAAGTTGTCCGTTGCAAAGGTGCTCGAGAACGCCGGCATTCAGGTGACAGCCTTCGTGAGATTCCGCGTAGGCGCCTAA
- the pyrH gene encoding UMP kinase — translation MNLVDKKRRVLLKLSGEAFGGGALGVNPDIVSGIAKDIAKAAQEVEIAIVVGGGNFFRGAELSNRGMDRGRADYMGMLGTVMNALALQDFIEQAGADVRVQTAISMAQVAEPYLPLRAIRHMEKGRIVIFGAGAGLPYFSTDTVAAQRALEISADEVLVAKNGVDGVYTADPKKDPSAKKLTDLSYQDALVQGLKVVDATAFSLCMDNKMPMRVFGMEQISEALIGVPVGTLVRA, via the coding sequence GTGAATCTCGTGGATAAAAAGCGCAGAGTTCTGCTGAAGCTCTCGGGAGAGGCCTTTGGCGGCGGAGCCCTCGGGGTGAACCCAGACATCGTCTCCGGCATTGCAAAAGACATCGCTAAGGCTGCCCAAGAGGTTGAGATTGCAATCGTTGTTGGAGGTGGCAACTTCTTCCGCGGAGCAGAGCTTTCCAACCGCGGCATGGACCGCGGTCGTGCCGACTACATGGGCATGTTGGGCACCGTCATGAACGCCCTTGCCCTGCAGGACTTCATTGAGCAGGCGGGTGCCGATGTCCGCGTGCAAACTGCAATTTCTATGGCTCAGGTAGCAGAGCCCTACCTTCCACTGCGCGCGATCCGCCACATGGAAAAGGGCCGCATCGTTATTTTTGGTGCCGGTGCTGGTTTGCCCTACTTCTCAACCGACACGGTTGCCGCTCAGCGAGCCCTTGAGATTTCTGCTGATGAGGTTTTGGTGGCGAAGAACGGCGTGGACGGGGTTTACACCGCAGATCCGAAGAAAGACCCAAGCGCCAAAAAGCTCACTGACTTGAGCTACCAGGATGCACTTGTTCAGGGCTTGAAGGTTGTGGATGCCACTGCGTTCTCACTCTGCATGGATAACAAGATGCCGATGCGGGTGTTTGGCATGGAGCAGATCTCTGAGGCCCTGATTGGGGTTCCAGTCGGAACCCTGGTGCGGGCATAG
- a CDS encoding alpha/beta hydrolase gives MEEIRAATILPAIREDITFTTSDGEVLVGELALPNSAQPKATLITLHPLPTHGGFMDSHILRKASNRLPALAEIAVLRFNTRGTSSPRGTSTGAFDGGVAERFDVAAAISFAQSRGLENLWLVGWSFGTELAIKYGPDHQISGAILLSPPLHRANDQDLMRWVEFGKPLVALVPGDDDYLKPDEAAKRFSIVPQAKVLGFEGEKHLWVGERATRLVLNQIVQTVLPGSAELPESY, from the coding sequence GTGGAGGAAATTCGGGCAGCCACCATTCTTCCTGCCATTCGTGAGGACATCACCTTCACCACCTCGGACGGTGAGGTTTTGGTTGGGGAGCTTGCACTTCCAAATAGCGCCCAGCCAAAGGCAACCCTGATCACGCTGCACCCACTGCCTACCCACGGCGGCTTCATGGACTCTCACATCCTCAGAAAAGCCTCCAATCGGCTTCCAGCGCTGGCTGAAATTGCGGTTCTAAGGTTCAACACGCGCGGCACGTCTTCCCCGCGAGGGACCTCAACCGGCGCCTTTGACGGCGGAGTTGCCGAGCGATTTGACGTTGCGGCAGCGATTTCCTTTGCTCAGAGCCGCGGCCTTGAAAATCTTTGGCTTGTGGGGTGGAGCTTTGGCACCGAACTTGCAATCAAGTACGGACCAGATCACCAAATTTCAGGGGCGATTTTGCTTTCACCGCCGCTTCACCGGGCAAACGATCAAGATCTGATGCGCTGGGTGGAGTTTGGTAAACCGCTGGTTGCCTTGGTTCCAGGTGATGATGACTACCTAAAGCCTGATGAGGCAGCTAAACGATTCTCAATCGTGCCGCAGGCGAAGGTTCTCGGATTTGAGGGAGAAAAGCACCTCTGGGTTGGAGAGCGAGCAACCAGATTGGTGCTGAACCAAATCGTGCAGACCGTGTTGCCCGGTTCGGCAGAGCTTCCGGAGAGCTACTAG
- a CDS encoding AI-2E family transporter, translated as MEQKTRLVGGFGVGLTGGLGVMVAVLLGTAIGQIATIITYVAIALFIALGLDPLVRGLMRAKLPRIAAVSIVVLGFLGAVAFVLSLIIPAVVTEASKLVASIPSIATNLVTNELIANWDAQLGGGITNATGGAVEFLSNAANWPGLVGGVLEVGLGLLSGILGFIIVVILTIYFMSALESMKDYLSKLVANSKREKFRALTDQIAYSVGRWVAGQTTIALIHAVVVYTFLTSVDAPFELLLASIAFLLALIPLVGPLSAAVLVTAISLTAGTDTALVVGIFYLIYLQVEAYLISPRVMKQAVSVPASLVVIAALVGGTLMGVLGALIAIPVAASVLLIVREVWMPRQEKR; from the coding sequence ATGGAGCAAAAAACTAGGCTGGTGGGCGGCTTTGGCGTCGGTCTGACCGGTGGCCTGGGAGTCATGGTTGCGGTGCTGCTGGGCACCGCCATCGGTCAAATCGCCACCATCATCACCTATGTTGCTATCGCCCTGTTTATTGCCTTGGGTCTTGACCCACTGGTGCGGGGGTTGATGCGGGCCAAGCTGCCCCGAATTGCAGCAGTTTCTATAGTCGTGCTGGGCTTTTTGGGTGCGGTGGCCTTTGTTCTCTCCCTGATTATCCCTGCCGTGGTTACCGAGGCTTCAAAACTGGTTGCCAGCATTCCGTCGATAGCAACCAACCTCGTGACCAATGAGCTGATTGCCAACTGGGATGCCCAGCTTGGCGGTGGCATCACAAATGCCACCGGTGGAGCTGTTGAGTTTCTTTCAAATGCTGCCAACTGGCCCGGCCTAGTTGGAGGCGTTCTTGAGGTTGGCCTTGGTCTCCTGAGCGGAATTCTGGGTTTCATAATCGTGGTAATTCTCACGATCTACTTCATGTCTGCTCTTGAGTCCATGAAGGACTACCTGAGCAAACTCGTGGCAAACTCCAAGCGGGAAAAATTCAGAGCGCTTACCGACCAGATTGCCTACTCGGTGGGACGTTGGGTCGCAGGTCAAACCACAATTGCACTGATTCACGCGGTCGTGGTCTACACCTTCCTGACTTCAGTTGATGCTCCGTTTGAGTTGCTGCTGGCTTCAATTGCTTTCCTGCTGGCACTAATTCCACTGGTCGGACCTCTATCGGCAGCTGTCCTTGTGACCGCCATCTCGCTTACCGCAGGAACCGACACCGCCCTGGTGGTGGGAATCTTCTACCTGATCTACCTGCAGGTTGAGGCCTACCTGATTAGCCCGAGGGTGATGAAGCAGGCTGTCTCGGTTCCAGCATCGCTGGTTGTGATTGCCGCCTTGGTTGGTGGAACCCTCATGGGTGTGCTCGGAGCGCTAATCGCCATTCCGGTGGCGGCCTCAGTGCTGTTGATTGTTCGCGAGGTTTGGATGCCCAGGCAGGAAAAGCGCTAG